In a single window of the Zea mays cultivar B73 chromosome 5, Zm-B73-REFERENCE-NAM-5.0, whole genome shotgun sequence genome:
- the LOC100284664 gene encoding Diacylglycerol kinase 7, with translation MERAEEAQPAAERRAPSTAPSARVSIWESVRACGVWGKELDKAELRRQVVMPRYLRRAVAAAVKAKDEAAGVAVAAAAAEDRAGEDADGPAVAPVVVFVNSRSGGRHGPELKVRLHELITEEQVFDLSVVKPSDFVHHGLSCLERLADQGDNRAKAVREKMRIVVAGGDGTVGWVLGCLSDLYKMKREPVPPTGIIPLGTGNDLARSFGWGGSFPFGWRSAVKRYLSKASRSPICRLDSWQTVIQMPEGEIEELPYALKKVEPVDRLEISQENGTELSEKASFYKGVFYNYLSIGMDAQVAYGFHHLRDEKPYLAQGPVANKLIYAGYSCTQGWFCTPCTASPQLRGLKNILRLSIKKANCSEWEQVKMPSSVRSLVVLNLYNYGSGRHPWGDLRPEYLEKKGFVEAHSDDGLLEIFGLKEGWHASFVMAELIKAKHIAQAAAIKFEMRGGEWNRAYVQMDGEPWKQPLLQEHSTIVEINKVPYHSLMINGE, from the exons ATGGAGCGGGCGGAGGAGGCGCAGCCCGCCGCCGAGCGGAGGGCGCCCTCGACGGCGCCGTCGGCGCGGGTGTCGATCTGGGAGTCGGTACGCGCGtgcggggtgtgggggaaggaGCTGGACAAGGCCGAGCTGCGGAGGCAGGTCGTCATGCCACGCTACCTGCGCCGGGCCGTCGCGGCCGCCGTCAAGGCCAAGGACGAGGCCGCCGgcgtggcggtggcggcggcggccgcgGAGGACCGCGCGGGGGAGGACGCCGACGGCCCGGCGGTGGCGCCCGTGGTGGTGTTCGTCAACTCGCGCAGCGGCGGGCGCCACGGGCCCGAGCTCAAGGTGCGGCTGCACGAGCTCATCACCGAGGAGCAG GTCTTTGATCTTTCCGTTGTGAAGCCTTCAGATTTTGTTCACCATGGTTTGAGTTGTTTGGAGAGGTTAGCTGACCAAGGCGATAACCGTGCGAAGGCTGTTCGTGAGAAAATGAGGATTGTG GTTGCTGGGGGTGATGGTACAGTTGGTTGGGTGCTTGGATGTCTCTCAGATCTTTATAAGATGAAAAGGGAACCGGTTCCACCTACAGGAATCATTCCACTTGGTACAGGAAATGATCTTGCTAGATCGTTTGGATGG GGTGGCTCTTTTCCCTTTGGTTGGCGCTCAGCTGTAAAGCGTTATCTCAGCAAAGCTTCCAGATCTCCCATTTGCCGTCTTGACAG CTGGCAAACTGTAATTCAGATGCCAGAAGGAGAAATAGAAGAGTTGCCATATGCACTTAAGAAAGTAGAACCTGTAGACCGGTTGGAGATCAGCCAG GAGAACGGTACAGAGTTATCCGAAAAGGCTTCTTTCTATAAAGGAGTATTCTACAACTACCTTAGCATTG GGATGGATGCTCAGGTTGCATATGGCTTCCATCATCTTCGTGATGAAAAGCCATATCTTGCACAAGGACCAGTTGCAAATAAG TTGATTTATGCTGGATATAGCTGCACTCAGGGGTGGTTTTGTACACCTTGCACAGCGAGTCCACAGCTAAG GGGGCTTAAGAACATTTTGCGACTTTCCATTAAAAAGGCCAATTGTTCAGAGTGGGAGCAAGTGAAAATGCCTTCAAG CGTTAGATCCCTAGTTGTGTTAAATTTATACAATTATGGCAGTGGAAGGCATCCATGGGGTGATCTAAGACCTGAGTATCTCGAAAAG AAAGGCTTTGTTGAAGCCCATTCAGATGATGGCTTGCTTGAAATATTTGGTCTGAAGGAAGGTTGGCATGCTTCATTTGTCATGGCCGAGCTTATCAAAGCAAAGCACATTGCCCAG GCTGCGGCTATCAAGTTCGAAATGAGGGGTGGCGAGTGGAACCGAGCATATGTTCAGATGGACGGAGAGCCGTGGAAACAACCGCTGCTACAGGAGCACTCAACCATCGTGGAAATAAACAAAGTTCCGTATCATTCTCTCATGATAAACGGGGAGTAA
- the LOC103627840 gene encoding glutamate receptor 2.8: MQQQAETMGYCSSYTSSSRPVVPSSSLRRLGLVLAAALLVWCQRVATAQQPVPVPVRVGVILNLTPSSPVGQRRKLGIEMAVEDYYAARPGSRTRVALRFRDSAGDVVAATSAAVDLIKNEQVQAIIGPQTSAEADFVAYLCNRTRVPMLSSSATSPALSPAQTPFFVRTAPNDSFQAAPVAAALATFGWRAAVVVYEDSPYGSGILPALAGALQGVGVRIMDRAAVPGDGRIDALLYRFKAMPTRVFVVHMNARLAARFFRRARLAGMMTEDYAWVATDGVGGVVDALSPDDISAMEGVLSLRPFVQMTDRVGNFSARFRERLRREYPSADVYYPHDPTVVMLWTYDTAWAIAAAAEAAGVSSPAFQTRQQSTAATDLDRLGVSATGATLLKAVRETTFRGLAGNFTLLDGQLQPPAYEFVNVVGKSSRAVGFWTPDDGITQTLGADGAKGMRRTIFWPGDSTSAPRGWVVSPNGHKLRVAVPVKNGFKEFVDVGGESATAEHPNITGYCIEVFDAVMSKMPYPVSYEYEPFPDSSESYENIVSLVPEQSADIVVGDVTITASRMSKVDFSMPFTDSGWSMVVAVRTETSTSMWIFLRPLTTSLWLASFAFFCFTGFVVWAIEHRINPEFRGTRWQQFGLIFYFAFSTLVFSHKEKLESNLSRFVVIIWVFVVLILTSSYTASLTSMLTVQKLQPAATDVTELQRTGAYIGYQEGSFIKQRLQKQGFDETKMRSYSTAEEYADALSSGRVAAVFDEIPYLKLFLSQYCDGYTMYGPVYKADGFGFVFPTGSPLTPDVSRAVLTLAEGEEMAQIEKKWFGEPGACPRQSGGGAAAALGASNLSFRSFGGLFLITGVVSSLMLLVYLATFIYRERGEVRPEPEEGGLGSSSVRRLLAWMRHFDQRDLKCPTFKTGNDDCVREGNHRRWVESVRNGRGGNGSVQAAIEEGAIAVGMTPLRFSTSTASETINADSSPASELGTSFGQGILEAPHSVSVEMPGSTAS; the protein is encoded by the exons ATGCAGCAGCAGGCTGAAACAATGGGCTACTGCTCCTCCTACACGTCGTCCTCTCGCCCCGTCgtcccctcctcctccctccgaCGCCTCGGCCTCGTTCTGGCGGCCGCGCTGCTGGTCTGGTGCCAGCGGGTGGCCACGGCGCAGCAGCCGGTGCCGGTGCCGGTGCGCGTGGGCGTCATCCTCAACCTGACGCCGTCGTCGCCGGTCGGGCAGCGGCGGAAGCTCGGCATTGAGATGGCGGTGGAGGACTACTACGCCGCGCGCCCCGGATCCCGGACCAGGGTCGCGCTGCGCTTCCGGGACTCCGCCGGGGACGTCGTCGCCGCCACTTCCGCCG CGGTGGACCTGATCAAGAACGAGCAGGTGCAGGCCATCATCGGCCCGCAGACGTCGGCGGAGGCCGACTTCGTGGCCTACCTCTGCAACCGCACCCGCGTGCCCATGCtctcctcctccgccacctccccggcgCTCTCCCCGGCGCAGACGCCCTTCTTCGTGCGCACCGCGCCCAACGACTCGTTCCAGGCCgcgcccgtcgccgccgccctcGCCACGTTCGGCTGGCGCGCGGCGGTCGTCGTCTACGAGGACTCGCCCTACGGGTCCGGCATCCTTCCGGCGCTCGCCGGCGCGCTGCAGGGCGTCGGCGTCAGGATCATGGACCGCGCCGCCGTGCCGGGCGACGGCCGCATCGACGCTCTGCTCTACCGCTTCAAGGCGATGCCCACGCGCGTGTTCGTCGTGCACATGAACGCCCGCCTCGCCGCGCGCTTCTTCCGCCGGGCGAGGCTTGCCGGGATGATGACGGAGGACTACGCGTGGGTCGCCACCGACGGCGTAGGCGGCGTCGTGGACGCGCTCAGCCCTGACGACATCAGCGCCATGGAAGGGGTCCTCAGCCTCCGCCCGTTCGTGCAGATGACGGACCGAGTCGGCAACTTCTCCGCGCGGTTCAGGGAGAGGCTCCGGCGGGAGTACCCGAGCGCCGACGTCTACTACCCGCATGACCCGACTGTGGTCATGCTCTGGACATACGACACGGCGTGGGCGATCGCGGCGGCGGCCGAGGCTGCCGGTGTCTCCAGCCCGGCGTTCCAGACACGGCAGCAGAGCACGGCGGCCACGGACCTGGACCGGCTAGGCGTGTCGGCAACCGGAGCGACGCTCCTCAAGGCGGTGCGCGAGACCACCTTCCGCGGCCTCGCCGGTAACTTCACCCTTCTCGACGGGCAGCTGCAGCCGCCGGCGTACGAGTTCGTCAACGTCGTCGGGAAAAGCTCGAGAGCGGTGGGCTTCTGGACGCCGGATGATGGGATCACGCAGACTCTGGGGGCGGACGGCGCCAAGGGGATGAGGAGGACAATCTTTTGGCCAGGTGATTCCACGTCCGCCCCGAGAGGCTGGGTCGTGTCGCCGAACGGACATAAGCTTCGCGTCGCCGTGCCGGTGAAGAATGGGTTCAAGGAGTTCGTCGACGTCGGCGGTGAGTCGGCGACAGCAGAGCATCCAAACATCACAGGCTACTGCATCGAGGTGTTCGACGCGGTCATGAGCAAGATGCCGTACCCAGTGAGCTACGAGTACGAGCCGTTCCCCGACAGCTCCGAGTCCTACGAAAACATCGTGTCGCTGGTTCCAGAGCAG AGCGCGGACATCGTCGTCGGCGACGTGACAATCACGGCGAGCAGGATGAGCAAGGTGGACTTCAGCATGCCGTTCACGGACTCGGGGTGGTCGATGGTGGTGGCGGTGCGCACGGAGACGAGCACGAGCATGTGGATCTTCCTGCGGCCGCTGACCACCAGCCTGTGGCTCGCCAGCTTCGCCTTCTTCTGCTTCACCGGCTTCGTGGTGTGGGCGATCGAGCACCGGATCAACCCCGAGTTCCGAGGCACGCGGTGGCAGCAGTTCGGCCTCATCTTCTACTTCGCCTTCTCCACCCTCGTCTTCTCGCACA AGGAGAAGCTGGAGAGCAACCTGTCGAGGTTCGTGGTGATCATCTGGGTGTTCGTcgtcctgatcctgacgtcgagtTACACAGCGAGCCTGACGTCGATGCTGACGGTCCAGAAGCTCCAGCCGGCGGCGACCGACGTGACAGAGCTCCAGCGGACCGGGGCCTACATCGGGTACCAGGAGGGCTCCTTCATCAAGCAACGACTCCAGAAACAAGGCTTCGACGAGACCAAGATGAGGAGCTACAGCACGGCGGAGGAGTACGCCGACGCGCTGTCCAGCGGCCGAGTCGCCGCCGTGTTCGACGAAATCCCGTACCTGAAGCTCTTCCTGTCGCAGTACTGCGATGGCTACACCATGTACGGCCCGGTCTACAAGGCCGACGGCTTCGGGTTCGTCTTCCCGACGGGCAGCCCGCTGACGCCCGACGTGTCGCGGGCGGTCCTGACGCTAGCGGAAGGGGAGGAGATGGCGCAGATCGAGAAGAAGTGGTTCGGCGAGCCGGGAGCGTGTCCGAGAcagagcggcggcggcgccgccgccgcgctcggCGCCTCCAACCTCAGCTTCCGGAGCTTCGGCGGGCTGTTCCTCATCACCGGCGTCGTGTCCAGCCTCATGCTTCTCGTCTACCTCGCCACCTTCATCTACCGCGAGCGCGGCGAGGTCCGGCCGGAGCCGGAGGAGGGAGGGTTGGGGAGCTCATCGGTGCGCCGGCTGCTCGCGTGGATGCGACACTTCGACCAGAGGGATCTCAAGTGCCCCACGTTCAAGACGGGGAACGACGACTGCGTCAGGGAAGGGAACCATAGGAGATGGGTGGAGTCCGTCAGGAATGGCCGTGGCGGGAACGGGTCGGTGCAGGCGGCGATCGAGGAGGGAGCCATAGCCGTTGGCATGACCCCGCTCAGGTTCAGCACCTCTACTGCGTCGGAGACGATCAACGCTGATTCGTCGCCGGCGTCGGAGCTTGGCACCTCGTTCGGGCAGGGGATACTGGAGGCGCCACACTCTGTATCGGTGGAGATGCCAGGATCAACGGCCTCATAA
- the LOC100272782 gene encoding uncharacterized protein LOC100272782 — MSRILMALITLSGGDRSKLPPDYKEFLLLLESDTLTMEDEFLIVNNAALLPIKNRTEVFLMLHDRIVDYLGSTDKTKKKKKKRILSSLPYKEDWLDTAKANTKINQWVANVQNEYRATPHDLLRLNRNVRSHMHRYSDGDDIEEVLYCEWPELLMVMQKMLHLEGELEGTDIQNKFG, encoded by the exons ATGTCCAGGATCCTGATGGCGTTAATTACTCTCTCGGGTGGGGACAGAAGCAAATTGCCTCCGGACTACAAAGAGTTCCTCCTGCTCTTGGAATCGGACACCCTTACAATGGAAGATGAATTCTTGATTGTAAACAATGCTGCACTGCTGCCCATAAAAAACCG CACTGAGGTCTTTCTGATGCTACACGATAGAATTGTCGATTATCTTGGGAGTACGGACAAaacgaagaagaagaaaaagaagaggaTACTCTCTAGTCTTCCCTACAAGGAAGACTGGCTAGATACTGCCAAGGCAAATACAAAAATCAACCAGTGGGTTGCCAATGTTCAGAACGAGTACAGAGCGACTCCACATGATCTGCtgcggctcaacagaaatgtaagAAGCCACATGCATCGCTACAGCGACGGTGACGACATCGAGGAAGTTCTGTATTGCGAATGGCCCGAGCTGCTCATGGTCATGCAGAAGATGTTGCACTTGGAAGGCGAGCTCGAAGGCACTGACATTCAGAACAAGTTTGGCTAG